A portion of the Pseudoalteromonas galatheae genome contains these proteins:
- a CDS encoding S9 family peptidase, giving the protein MKLLKSALALAMGFTSAASLASDTITIEDIPKIQSVSSTSVSPDGELVAFTRSVPRELYIDQNGSNYSELYVVDDEGVERPFITGKVSISSISWSSDGQFIYFLTKKKEDKQRALYRIAVNGGEAQKVLSLKGTGISAYSLSPDGKQVAILAMPAADKSEKELKKLGFMAEVYELGLKNKQLHIIDLAASEKPLTPAVLDIEGYVSEINWADDASKLLVKTQPTALIDDKYMKSQWHVLDAKTQQITTSFKTEGKLGTAEFSHDGKYIAILGAEDKHDPATGRLYLADAQSGKVEEWIPNFMGHIADFEWSNRKNQLTFVANVGTESFVGQIKVGSNKYKKLIKEGKFIASNLSISDSDKTIALRANTAKHPNEVFMIRSSKATRLSNSNPWLDNKRFAKQEAVNFKARDGVEIGGVLIYPLDYQEGTRYPLIMSVHGGPESHDKNGWLTSYSDPGQMGAARGYAVFYPNYRGSTGKGVDYSKLGQGDYAGKEFDDLVDMKEYLVNTGLVDTKRVGITGGSYGGYASAWGATKLTEHFAASVMFVGVTNQLSKFGTTDISNEMYLVHARSYPWDKWQWYLERSPIYWAGQSKTPLLIMHGKDDPRVHPAQSMELYRYMKVQGKDVRLVYYPGEGHGNRKAAAQYDYSLRLMRWMDNYLIEGKKDMPDYEIDHAAKLKAVKDANK; this is encoded by the coding sequence ATGAAACTACTTAAGTCTGCTTTGGCTTTAGCAATGGGCTTCACCAGTGCTGCGAGCCTCGCAAGCGATACCATCACCATTGAAGACATCCCAAAGATCCAATCGGTAAGCTCAACGTCGGTGAGTCCTGACGGCGAACTCGTTGCTTTTACCCGCTCGGTACCACGTGAGCTTTACATTGACCAAAATGGTTCCAATTACAGTGAACTTTATGTGGTTGACGACGAAGGTGTAGAGCGCCCATTTATCACAGGCAAAGTGAGTATCTCAAGCATCTCTTGGTCATCCGACGGTCAATTTATTTATTTCCTTACCAAGAAAAAAGAAGACAAGCAACGCGCTCTTTATCGCATCGCGGTAAACGGTGGGGAAGCACAGAAAGTGCTTTCACTAAAAGGAACTGGGATCTCGGCTTATAGCCTAAGCCCTGACGGTAAACAGGTTGCAATCCTTGCAATGCCAGCTGCTGATAAGTCAGAAAAAGAGCTGAAAAAGCTTGGCTTTATGGCTGAAGTGTATGAACTGGGTTTAAAAAACAAACAGCTTCATATCATTGATCTTGCAGCATCAGAAAAACCGCTGACCCCTGCGGTACTGGACATCGAAGGCTATGTGAGTGAAATCAACTGGGCTGACGATGCCTCTAAATTACTTGTAAAAACGCAGCCAACAGCGCTCATTGATGACAAGTATATGAAGTCACAATGGCATGTACTTGATGCGAAAACACAACAAATTACAACTTCATTCAAAACAGAAGGTAAGCTTGGTACTGCAGAGTTTTCACACGATGGTAAATACATCGCGATTTTAGGCGCTGAAGATAAGCATGACCCTGCAACTGGTCGCTTATACCTTGCCGATGCACAAAGTGGCAAAGTAGAAGAGTGGATCCCGAACTTTATGGGTCACATCGCTGACTTTGAGTGGTCAAACCGGAAAAACCAGCTGACTTTTGTCGCAAACGTCGGCACTGAAAGTTTTGTTGGCCAAATTAAAGTTGGCTCGAACAAATACAAGAAACTTATCAAAGAAGGTAAGTTTATTGCATCGAATCTATCTATCTCTGATTCAGACAAAACCATTGCCCTACGTGCAAACACCGCTAAGCACCCAAATGAGGTGTTTATGATCCGCTCGAGTAAAGCGACTCGTCTATCGAATTCTAACCCATGGTTGGATAACAAACGTTTTGCAAAGCAAGAGGCAGTTAACTTCAAAGCCCGTGATGGCGTTGAAATTGGTGGCGTATTAATTTATCCACTTGATTATCAAGAAGGTACACGTTACCCACTGATCATGTCAGTGCACGGTGGCCCAGAAAGCCACGATAAAAATGGTTGGCTAACAAGTTATTCAGATCCAGGTCAAATGGGTGCGGCACGTGGCTATGCGGTATTCTATCCAAACTACCGTGGTTCGACAGGTAAAGGCGTTGATTACTCAAAACTTGGCCAAGGCGACTACGCAGGTAAAGAATTTGACGACTTGGTAGATATGAAAGAATACTTAGTCAACACAGGTTTAGTAGACACTAAACGTGTTGGTATTACCGGTGGCTCTTACGGCGGTTATGCCTCTGCTTGGGGTGCTACAAAACTCACTGAGCACTTCGCAGCAAGCGTGATGTTTGTTGGCGTAACTAACCAACTTTCTAAGTTTGGTACTACCGATATCTCAAACGAAATGTACTTAGTCCACGCTCGCTCTTACCCTTGGGATAAGTGGCAGTGGTACTTAGAGCGCAGTCCGATTTACTGGGCTGGTCAATCGAAGACGCCATTACTAATTATGCATGGTAAAGATGACCCGCGTGTACACCCAGCGCAATCTATGGAGCTATATCGCTACATGAAAGTGCAAGGTAAAGACGTACGTCTAGTTTACTATCCAGGCGAAGGTCACGGTAACCGCAAAGCAGCGGCTCAATACGATTACAGCCTGCGCTTAATGCGCTGGATGGACAACTACCTAATCGAAGGCAAAAAAGACATGCCAGATTATGAAATTGACCACGCGGCGAAGCTAAAAGCCGTTAAAGACGCAAATAAATAA
- a CDS encoding LysR family transcriptional regulator yields the protein MRKEYDKLHLLKILCCVAELRSFSRAAEQLGTTTSAVSKSIAQLESSYGQVLLNRTTRRLALSDAGKLVYEKGKKILRALRDLEEEVEQVGVHQSGHLKITFPNTIGRMLLSQICIDFQKRYPQIKLELMFTAANQDLIEDEIDVAFRLSAALKDSQFYVLKLININSTFVAAPSYLAAHGKPEQLDELSRHNMLLSKLNHVEDSWHDGTRSYALQGNLIANSRFHIREAVLAGLGIAMLPSYFCQRDIDSGALVELFPDQKRPEVTLHAIYKVKREHSAKLDLFLGFLQAQLSCKSELVS from the coding sequence ATGAGAAAGGAATACGATAAACTTCACCTACTTAAAATATTGTGTTGTGTCGCTGAGCTGCGCTCCTTTAGTCGAGCAGCAGAACAGCTCGGTACCACGACATCAGCGGTGAGCAAATCGATAGCACAGCTAGAATCGTCATACGGACAAGTACTTCTAAATCGAACAACTCGCAGACTCGCATTGTCTGATGCCGGTAAGTTGGTTTATGAAAAAGGGAAAAAGATCCTTCGCGCGCTACGCGATTTGGAAGAAGAAGTCGAACAGGTTGGTGTGCATCAATCCGGGCATCTAAAAATTACCTTTCCGAATACGATAGGTCGTATGCTATTGAGCCAAATCTGTATCGATTTTCAAAAGCGCTATCCACAAATAAAACTTGAGCTGATGTTTACCGCAGCAAATCAGGATTTAATCGAAGACGAGATTGATGTGGCTTTTAGGCTGTCTGCTGCACTCAAAGATAGTCAATTTTATGTCTTGAAATTAATCAATATAAACTCGACTTTTGTTGCTGCTCCCAGTTATTTGGCGGCACACGGGAAACCCGAGCAGTTGGACGAACTGAGTAGGCATAACATGTTGTTATCAAAGCTTAATCATGTTGAAGACAGTTGGCATGACGGAACCCGGAGTTACGCTTTGCAAGGTAATTTGATAGCGAATAGTCGCTTTCACATTCGAGAGGCGGTGTTGGCAGGATTGGGGATTGCCATGCTACCGTCTTATTTCTGTCAACGAGATATCGATTCGGGCGCTTTGGTTGAGCTGTTTCCCGATCAAAAAAGGCCCGAAGTTACTTTGCATGCCATATATAAAGTGAAACGAGAGCACTCTGCCAAGCTGGACCTATTCTTAGGGTTTTTACAGGCGCAGTTATCATGCAAATCAGAATTGGTATCTTAG